A window from Streptomyces sp. NBC_00271 encodes these proteins:
- a CDS encoding sulfite exporter TauE/SafE family protein, which produces MPDISLTIVVVLCLASLAAGWIDAVVGGGGLLLLPAMLLGLPGGTPAAYALGTNKAVAIVGTTGAAVTYARKAPVDVRLAVRIGLAALAGSTAGAFVAAGMSTDVLKPVVMVVLLGVGTFVMLRPAFGTAPSTEPVSARRMLAAIGLAGLGIGFYDGLIGPGTGTFLVLALTALLHFDLVTASATAKIVNCCTNAGALATFAWKGTVYWQLAALMAVFNLVGGMVGAHTALKKGSGFVRVVLLTVVFALVANLAYQQWVA; this is translated from the coding sequence ATGCCCGACATATCGCTGACCATCGTCGTTGTGCTCTGCCTCGCCTCCCTTGCGGCGGGCTGGATCGACGCCGTGGTGGGCGGTGGCGGGCTGCTTCTGCTCCCCGCGATGCTGCTCGGGCTGCCGGGCGGTACACCGGCGGCGTACGCGCTCGGGACGAACAAGGCGGTCGCGATCGTCGGGACGACCGGCGCGGCGGTGACGTACGCGCGCAAGGCACCGGTGGATGTGCGGCTGGCCGTGCGGATCGGGCTCGCGGCGCTGGCCGGCTCCACGGCCGGTGCCTTCGTGGCCGCCGGGATGAGTACGGACGTGCTGAAGCCGGTGGTCATGGTGGTGCTGCTGGGCGTCGGGACCTTCGTCATGCTGCGGCCCGCCTTCGGTACGGCGCCCTCGACCGAGCCCGTGTCCGCCCGGCGCATGCTGGCCGCGATCGGGCTCGCGGGCCTCGGGATCGGCTTCTACGACGGGCTCATCGGACCCGGCACGGGTACGTTCCTCGTCCTGGCGCTGACCGCGCTGCTCCACTTCGACCTGGTGACCGCCTCCGCCACCGCGAAGATCGTCAACTGCTGCACCAACGCGGGCGCCCTCGCGACCTTCGCGTGGAAGGGCACGGTGTACTGGCAACTGGCCGCGCTGATGGCCGTGTTCAACCTGGTGGGCGGCATGGTGGGGGCGCACACGGCGCTCAAGAAGGGCAGCGGGTTCGTCCGGGTGGTGCTGCTGACGGTGGTGTTCGCGCTGGTGGCGAATCTGGCGTACCAGCAGTGGGTCGCGTAG
- a CDS encoding response regulator transcription factor, producing the protein MRVVIAEDSALLRDGLVQLLRLRDVEVAAAVGDAETLLAAVAEHRPDVAVVDIRLPPTQTDEGVRAAVRLREDHPGTGVLILSQYVETTYARQLLADPAGIGYLLKERVVDIGEFVDAMERVAGGGTALDPEVVAQLFGASRRATALDRLTPREREVLALMAEGRTNQSIAGAFTVSERAVEKHIANIFTKLDLPPSGSGHRRVLAVLRYLGSVTVT; encoded by the coding sequence ATGCGCGTCGTCATCGCCGAGGACTCCGCCCTCCTGCGTGACGGGCTGGTCCAGCTGCTGCGGCTGCGGGACGTGGAGGTCGCGGCGGCCGTCGGGGACGCCGAGACGCTGCTCGCCGCTGTGGCCGAGCACCGTCCGGACGTGGCCGTCGTCGACATCAGGCTGCCGCCCACGCAGACCGACGAGGGCGTACGGGCGGCCGTGCGGCTGCGCGAGGACCACCCCGGCACCGGGGTGCTGATCCTCTCGCAGTACGTGGAGACGACGTACGCCCGGCAACTGCTCGCCGACCCGGCCGGGATCGGCTATCTGCTGAAGGAACGGGTCGTCGACATCGGCGAGTTCGTGGATGCCATGGAGCGGGTCGCCGGAGGCGGCACCGCCCTCGATCCCGAGGTCGTCGCGCAGCTCTTCGGTGCGAGTCGGCGCGCCACCGCCCTCGACAGGCTCACACCGCGCGAGCGCGAGGTGCTCGCCCTGATGGCCGAGGGCCGGACGAACCAGTCGATCGCCGGCGCCTTCACCGTCTCGGAACGCGCCGTCGAGAAGCACATCGCCAACATCTTCACCAAGCTCGACCTGCCGCCGTCGGGCAGCGGGCACCGACGGGTGCTGGCGGTCCTGCGCTACCTGGGCTCGGTGACCGTCACATAG
- a CDS encoding sensor histidine kinase produces MHPLRNRLRALAAFPFGRKALAALLYGVIAFPLALVGFVLTFVGLLVGGVLSVTTLGLWLVAVTVRGALALGRLQRALARGLLGLEIDEPERREGAGILGWRRALLGERSGWRAVACALATPFTAVFGYTAVVIGYVYGVLLILHPLLKRWNYDTRRASDGTTHRVSLEFFGFQVDSWPRWLIPLALGLLLLTTASWLLRQALAPHRALLTALLGPDPAERRIRTLEETRAQAVDDAAATLRRIERDLHDGTQARLVGLAMHLTVIRELIGAGASPDRLLAVVDTARGNATQAIADLRHLVKGIHPPVLDQGLDTALATLAADSALPVEVAADITDRPSPAVESIAYFCAAELLANATKHSGASGVAVSVTARDGLLRLSVRDDGCGGAVIGAGSGLTGLLARARTVDGTLTCDSPPGGPTVVTVELPC; encoded by the coding sequence ATGCACCCCCTCCGCAACCGCCTTCGCGCACTCGCGGCCTTCCCCTTCGGGCGGAAGGCCCTCGCGGCGCTCCTCTACGGGGTGATCGCCTTCCCCCTCGCCCTGGTCGGGTTCGTCCTCACCTTCGTGGGGCTGCTGGTGGGTGGCGTGCTGTCCGTGACCACGCTGGGACTGTGGCTGGTCGCCGTCACCGTGCGCGGGGCGCTGGCGCTCGGCAGGCTCCAACGCGCCCTCGCACGCGGCCTGTTGGGGCTGGAGATCGATGAGCCTGAGCGCCGCGAAGGTGCCGGGATCCTGGGCTGGCGGCGGGCGCTGCTGGGTGAACGGAGCGGGTGGCGCGCCGTCGCCTGCGCGCTGGCCACCCCCTTCACCGCCGTCTTCGGGTACACCGCCGTCGTCATCGGCTACGTCTACGGCGTCCTGCTCATACTCCACCCGCTCCTCAAGCGGTGGAACTACGACACCCGGCGTGCGAGCGACGGCACGACGCACCGGGTGTCGCTGGAGTTCTTCGGATTCCAGGTCGACTCCTGGCCACGTTGGCTGATCCCGCTGGCCCTCGGGCTGCTGCTCCTCACCACCGCGTCCTGGCTGCTGCGCCAAGCCCTCGCCCCGCACCGGGCGCTGCTCACCGCGCTGCTCGGCCCCGACCCCGCCGAGCGCCGCATCCGCACCCTGGAGGAGACCCGCGCCCAGGCCGTGGACGACGCGGCGGCGACCCTGCGCCGTATCGAACGCGACCTGCACGACGGGACGCAGGCCCGGCTCGTCGGCCTCGCGATGCACCTCACGGTGATCAGGGAGCTGATCGGCGCGGGGGCTTCCCCCGACCGGCTCCTCGCCGTCGTCGACACCGCGCGGGGCAACGCGACCCAGGCCATCGCCGACCTGCGTCATCTGGTGAAGGGCATCCACCCTCCCGTGCTGGACCAGGGCCTGGACACCGCCCTGGCCACCCTCGCCGCCGACAGCGCCCTGCCCGTCGAGGTCGCCGCCGACATCACGGACCGCCCGAGCCCGGCGGTCGAGTCGATCGCGTACTTCTGCGCCGCCGAACTCCTCGCCAACGCCACCAAACACAGCGGGGCGAGCGGCGTCGCGGTGAGCGTGACCGCCCGGGACGGACTGCTGCGGCTGAGCGTGCGCGACGACGGATGCGGGGGAGCGGTGATCGGCGCGGGCTCGGGCCTGACCGGGCTGCTGGCCCGCGCCCGGACCGTCGACGGCACACTCACCTGCGACAGCCCGCCGGGAGGCCCTACGGTGGTCACGGTCGAGCTTCCCTGCTGA
- the nirB gene encoding nitrite reductase large subunit NirB, which produces MSTDTTMTTAANATDGNAHTIVLVGHGMVGQRFLEALAERGLTATHRVVVLCEEPRPAYDRVQLTSYFSGRTPEELSLTDAEFITTHGIELHLGDPAETIDREARQVTARSGLVIAYDTLVLATGSYPFVPPVPGKDAEGCFVYRTIEDLLAIEEYAKARATTGAVVGGGLLGLEAAGALKGLGLTTHIVEFAPRLMPVQVDEGGGAALLRTIQDMGLSVHTGTGTQEIVTGDDGAVTGMKLSDGSELPTDLVVFSAGVRPRDQLARDTGLTVGERGGITVDDQCRTSDPQVFAIGECALASDGRVYGLVAPGYEMAETAAATIAADEASFTGADLSTKLKLLGVDVASFGDAHGATSDCLDVVYSDSRSGTYKKLVIGRGGELLGGILVGDAEAYGTLRAFTGSVPPIAPEQLVLPASAGAPVALGPSALPDSAVICSCHNVTKGTIRGAVTEHSCTTVPEVKKCTKAGTGCGSCLKVLGQLVNEELEASGVEVDHGLCGCFSQTREELYEIALALRIPSFQVLLDRYGHEGARGGEGCEVCKPAVASIIASLAPTIGASGYVLDGEQAALQDTNDHFLANLQKNGSYSIVPRVPGGEITPEKLIVIGEVARDFGLYTKITGGQRIDLFGARVEQLPLIWARLVDAGFESGHAYGKALRTVKSCVGQTWCRYGVQDSVRMAIDLELRYRGLRSPHKLKSAVSGCARECAEAQSKDFGVIATAGGWNLYVGGNGGATPRHADLLAQDLSDAELVRLIDRFLMFYIRTADRLERTSTWLERIPGGLDHVREVVVADSLGICEELESLMAAHVAAYRDEWAETINDPEKLARFVSFVNAPDTPDPVVGFVPERDQIKPDLPLLSIGRRPSEALEGSAQR; this is translated from the coding sequence ATGTCCACGGACACGACGATGACGACGGCGGCGAACGCCACCGACGGCAACGCGCACACCATCGTGCTCGTCGGCCATGGCATGGTCGGCCAGCGCTTCCTCGAAGCGCTCGCCGAACGCGGCCTGACCGCCACGCACCGTGTGGTCGTGCTGTGCGAGGAGCCGCGCCCGGCGTACGACCGCGTCCAGCTCACCTCGTACTTCTCGGGCCGAACTCCGGAGGAACTTTCCCTCACCGACGCCGAGTTCATCACCACGCACGGCATCGAACTGCACCTCGGCGACCCGGCGGAGACGATCGACCGGGAGGCCAGGCAGGTCACCGCGCGCTCGGGTCTGGTCATCGCATACGACACCCTGGTCCTCGCCACCGGCTCGTACCCCTTCGTCCCGCCGGTGCCCGGCAAGGACGCCGAGGGCTGCTTCGTGTACCGCACCATCGAGGACCTGCTCGCCATCGAGGAGTACGCGAAGGCACGGGCGACGACCGGTGCGGTGGTCGGCGGCGGCCTGCTCGGGCTCGAAGCCGCGGGCGCGCTGAAGGGGCTCGGACTGACCACGCACATCGTGGAGTTCGCTCCGCGTCTGATGCCCGTGCAGGTCGACGAGGGCGGCGGCGCGGCGCTCCTGCGCACCATCCAGGACATGGGCCTGAGCGTGCACACGGGCACGGGCACCCAGGAGATCGTCACCGGCGACGACGGCGCCGTGACCGGGATGAAGCTCTCCGACGGCTCCGAACTCCCCACGGATCTCGTGGTGTTCTCGGCCGGCGTCCGCCCGCGCGACCAGCTCGCCCGAGACACCGGGCTCACGGTCGGCGAGCGCGGCGGCATCACGGTCGACGACCAGTGCCGCACTTCGGACCCGCAGGTGTTCGCGATCGGCGAGTGCGCCCTCGCCTCGGACGGCCGGGTGTACGGTCTGGTCGCGCCCGGCTACGAGATGGCCGAGACGGCCGCCGCGACGATCGCCGCGGACGAGGCCAGCTTCACGGGCGCCGACCTGTCCACGAAGTTGAAGCTGCTCGGCGTCGACGTCGCGTCCTTCGGCGACGCGCACGGCGCCACCTCCGACTGCCTCGACGTCGTCTACTCCGACTCGCGCTCGGGCACGTACAAGAAGCTGGTCATCGGCCGCGGCGGCGAACTGCTCGGCGGCATCCTGGTCGGCGACGCGGAGGCGTACGGCACCCTGCGGGCCTTCACCGGCTCCGTGCCGCCGATCGCCCCCGAGCAACTGGTGCTCCCGGCGAGCGCGGGCGCCCCGGTCGCGCTCGGCCCCTCCGCGCTCCCCGACTCCGCGGTCATCTGCTCCTGCCACAACGTCACCAAGGGCACGATCCGCGGCGCGGTCACCGAGCACTCCTGCACCACCGTGCCCGAGGTCAAGAAATGCACCAAGGCCGGTACCGGCTGTGGGAGTTGCCTCAAGGTCCTCGGCCAGCTCGTCAACGAGGAACTGGAGGCGAGCGGGGTCGAGGTCGACCACGGCCTGTGCGGCTGCTTCTCCCAGACCCGCGAGGAGCTGTACGAGATCGCCCTCGCGCTGCGCATCCCCTCCTTCCAGGTCCTGCTGGACCGCTACGGCCATGAGGGCGCCCGGGGCGGCGAGGGCTGCGAGGTCTGCAAGCCGGCCGTCGCCTCGATCATCGCCTCCCTCGCCCCGACCATCGGCGCCAGCGGCTATGTCCTGGACGGCGAGCAGGCGGCTCTCCAGGACACCAACGACCACTTCCTCGCCAACCTCCAGAAGAACGGCTCGTATTCGATCGTGCCGCGTGTCCCCGGCGGCGAGATCACCCCGGAGAAGCTGATCGTGATCGGTGAGGTGGCCCGGGACTTCGGCCTCTACACGAAGATCACGGGCGGCCAGCGCATCGACCTGTTCGGCGCGCGGGTCGAGCAACTCCCCCTCATCTGGGCCAGGTTGGTGGACGCGGGCTTCGAGTCCGGGCACGCGTACGGAAAGGCCCTGCGCACGGTCAAATCCTGCGTCGGCCAGACCTGGTGCCGCTACGGCGTCCAGGACTCCGTCCGCATGGCGATCGACCTGGAGCTGCGCTACCGGGGGCTGCGCTCCCCGCACAAGCTCAAGTCGGCGGTCTCCGGGTGCGCCCGCGAGTGCGCCGAGGCCCAGTCCAAGGACTTCGGCGTGATCGCCACCGCGGGCGGCTGGAACCTCTACGTCGGCGGCAACGGCGGCGCCACCCCGCGCCACGCGGACCTGCTCGCACAGGACCTCTCGGACGCCGAACTCGTCCGCCTGATCGACCGGTTCCTGATGTTCTACATCCGCACGGCGGACCGCCTGGAGCGCACGTCGACCTGGCTGGAGCGGATTCCGGGCGGCCTGGACCACGTACGCGAGGTGGTCGTGGCGGACTCGCTCGGCATCTGCGAGGAACTGGAGTCACTGATGGCCGCGCATGTCGCCGCCTACCGCGACGAGTGGGCCGAGACCATCAACGACCCCGAGAAGCTGGCCCGGTTCGTGTCCTTCGTGAACGCCCCGGACACCCCCGACCCGGTCGTCGGCTTCGTCCCCGAGCGCGACCAGATCAAGCCGGACCTGCCGCTGCTGAGCATCGGCCGCCGCCCCTCGGAAGCCCTGGAAGGAAGCGCCCAGCGATGA
- the nirD gene encoding nitrite reductase small subunit NirD — MTLAPETTALTVQLRLTDSWLALCDLSALTPGRGVAALLPDGGQAAVFLDRAGRMYAIDNRDPFSGAAVLSRGLIGSHQGRPFVASPLLKQRFDLESGRCLDDETVRVTTYEVRIT; from the coding sequence ATGACCCTGGCACCCGAAACGACCGCCCTCACCGTCCAACTGCGCCTGACGGACTCCTGGTTGGCACTCTGCGACCTGTCCGCGCTGACGCCGGGCCGCGGAGTCGCCGCCCTGCTCCCCGACGGCGGCCAGGCGGCCGTCTTCCTCGACCGCGCGGGCCGGATGTACGCCATCGACAACCGCGATCCGTTCAGCGGCGCGGCGGTCCTCTCCCGCGGCCTGATCGGCTCCCACCAGGGCCGCCCGTTCGTGGCCTCGCCCCTGCTGAAGCAGCGGTTCGACCTGGAGTCGGGCCGGTGCCTGGACGACGAGACGGTACGGGTGACGACGTACGAGGTCCGAATCACCTGA
- a CDS encoding TetR/AcrR family transcriptional regulator, with translation MARTKEFDPDAALQSALELFWRRGYEATSMTHLVEHLGVGRASIYATFGNKHELYLKALDRYQQARNPQLLRELSQPGPALPAVRAVVRRFATEATTEGRRLSGCFVTNTAAELAPHDTAAARRVERNWDHLETLLHSALVRAQAQDELPADRDPLALARMLLVLMQGLRVVGKASADPARVQDAAEQALTLLD, from the coding sequence ATGGCCAGGACCAAGGAGTTCGACCCGGACGCCGCGCTGCAGTCGGCCCTGGAGCTGTTCTGGCGGCGCGGCTACGAGGCGACATCCATGACGCACCTCGTCGAGCACCTGGGCGTCGGCCGGGCCAGCATCTACGCGACCTTCGGCAACAAGCACGAGCTGTATCTGAAGGCACTGGACCGCTACCAGCAGGCGCGCAATCCGCAGCTCCTGCGGGAGCTCTCCCAGCCGGGTCCCGCACTGCCCGCCGTACGAGCGGTGGTACGCCGCTTCGCGACCGAGGCGACGACCGAGGGAAGGCGCCTGAGCGGCTGTTTCGTCACCAACACGGCCGCCGAACTGGCACCCCACGACACGGCCGCGGCCCGCCGCGTCGAGCGCAACTGGGACCACCTCGAGACCCTGCTGCACTCGGCCCTGGTCCGCGCGCAGGCCCAGGACGAACTGCCCGCCGACCGCGACCCGCTCGCCCTCGCCCGCATGCTGCTGGTCCTGATGCAGGGCCTACGGGTGGTGGGCAAGGCGTCCGCGGACCCGGCCCGGGTCCAGGACGCGGCGGAACAGGCACTGACGCTGCTCGACTGA
- a CDS encoding SDR family NAD(P)-dependent oxidoreductase, translated as MTTRFSGKTALVTGAGSGIGRTTALAFAAEGAQVVVAGRTAASLDETVALIEARAGKALAVTADVSRSDEVHALVEAAVDRFGSLDVAVNNAAVFHGGTPLADLPEADWHAELDINVTGVFLALQAEIRQMRTQPSGGAIVNLASTIGLHTRRPGVAAYAAAKAAVTALSRAAALDHIGDGVRINVVSPGAAATTMSLRPGESEAERVERARHELPLGRVSKTEEVAAAVLYLASDDAASIVGTDLVVDSGGTL; from the coding sequence ATGACCACACGCTTCTCGGGAAAGACCGCCCTCGTCACGGGCGCCGGATCCGGCATAGGCCGGACCACCGCCCTGGCGTTCGCCGCGGAGGGCGCGCAGGTGGTCGTCGCCGGCCGCACCGCCGCATCGCTCGACGAGACGGTCGCGCTGATCGAGGCCCGGGCTGGAAAGGCGCTGGCAGTGACCGCGGACGTGTCACGCTCGGACGAGGTGCACGCCCTCGTCGAGGCGGCCGTCGACCGTTTCGGCTCCCTGGACGTGGCGGTGAACAACGCGGCCGTCTTCCACGGCGGAACACCGCTGGCCGACCTCCCGGAGGCCGACTGGCACGCCGAACTGGACATCAACGTCACCGGCGTGTTCCTCGCCCTTCAGGCGGAGATCCGGCAGATGCGGACGCAGCCGTCCGGCGGCGCGATCGTCAATCTCGCCTCCACCATCGGCCTGCACACCCGCCGCCCGGGCGTCGCCGCCTACGCCGCCGCCAAGGCCGCCGTCACCGCGCTGTCCCGCGCCGCGGCCCTCGACCACATCGGCGACGGAGTCAGGATCAACGTCGTCAGCCCCGGCGCCGCCGCCACCACGATGTCACTGCGGCCGGGCGAGTCGGAGGCCGAGCGGGTGGAGCGGGCACGTCACGAACTGCCGTTGGGCCGTGTGTCGAAGACCGAGGAAGTGGCGGCGGCCGTCCTCTACCTGGCGTCGGACGACGCGGCGTCGATCGTGGGCACGGACCTGGTGGTGGACAGCGGAGGCACCCTCTGA
- a CDS encoding oxidoreductase has product MAGWNVSDIPDQRGRTAVVTGANSGIGFVTARELARRGARVVLACRSEARGSEAGDRIASEVPGADVEFVRLDLGDLDSVAEFAAMFDLVYGERLDVLVNNAGVMALPFARTSDGFETQFGVNHLGHFALTGLLLPALLATPGARVVTVSSMFHVLANIDIRDLDSKRGGYRRWVAYGRSKSANLLFTHELARRLAGVGSDVVAAAAHPGYASTNLQTAGPKLAGRKGAERVMEIGNRLLAQSPDAGALPTLYAATAPGVRPDSFTGPSFAMWRGAPASSWRAGWTRSDAVGERLWSASEQLTGVTYEALALK; this is encoded by the coding sequence ATGGCCGGGTGGAATGTGAGTGACATCCCTGATCAGCGTGGCCGTACGGCCGTCGTCACCGGGGCCAACAGCGGGATCGGGTTCGTCACGGCGCGTGAGCTGGCGCGGCGCGGGGCGCGGGTCGTACTCGCCTGCCGGAGCGAGGCGCGGGGGAGTGAGGCCGGGGACCGGATCGCCTCCGAAGTACCCGGCGCGGACGTCGAGTTCGTACGGCTGGACCTCGGGGATCTCGATTCCGTGGCGGAGTTCGCGGCGATGTTCGACCTCGTCTACGGCGAGCGGCTCGACGTGCTGGTCAACAACGCCGGGGTCATGGCCCTGCCGTTCGCGCGCACCTCTGATGGGTTCGAGACTCAGTTCGGGGTCAATCATCTGGGGCACTTCGCCCTCACCGGGCTGCTGCTTCCCGCGCTGCTCGCCACCCCGGGCGCCCGCGTCGTGACCGTGTCGAGCATGTTCCACGTGCTCGCCAATATCGACATCCGCGACCTCGACAGCAAGCGCGGCGGGTATCGGCGCTGGGTCGCCTACGGGCGGTCCAAGAGCGCCAATCTTCTGTTCACCCACGAGCTGGCGCGCCGGCTGGCCGGTGTCGGGTCCGATGTCGTCGCTGCCGCCGCCCACCCCGGGTACGCCTCCACCAACCTCCAGACCGCCGGGCCGAAACTCGCGGGGCGCAAGGGCGCCGAGCGGGTCATGGAGATCGGGAACCGGCTCCTCGCGCAGAGCCCGGACGCCGGGGCCCTGCCCACGCTGTACGCCGCCACCGCGCCCGGTGTACGGCCCGACTCCTTCACCGGACCCTCGTTCGCGATGTGGCGCGGCGCGCCCGCGAGCTCCTGGCGGGCCGGGTGGACGCGCAGCGACGCCGTCGGCGAGCGCCTCTGGAGCGCCTCCGAGCAGCTCACCGGCGTGACGTATGAGGCTCTCGCGCTGAAGTGA
- a CDS encoding ABC transporter permease has product MKELLLGLRLLLGSGRGNRTRFVLMAVGGSLGVCCLAIVLAIPGIIAAQDGRIAGRQPVVPRDRSGQSIRDGFPLTLSRTDPYGAAPLTRIFIARGTKSIEPPPGLKSIPRDGQVIVSPRLHRLLRDEPALAQRFPGKEAGLIGAQGLARSDEIVAYVGMARAELPDGYPVKQWGTDYAPDPTVEASTLDIVRFTMAAVVLLPLAVFLSVCARLSAAERTRRLAALRLLGLSVKGTQRVNAAETVAAAGVGAVLGLGEYEVVNQLVSRIGLPGFKWYPADGALSASTLLVCLVGCPALAWFVGRASARKAAANPLAVRRSAVEKPPSRWGFLPLTAGMGILTGYCIAGATGHAPTSTALSSVLVPSAVILVGAGLALSLPALSRYLARRTARSTQSLSLSLAMRRNEAEPGGALRVATGLVLLVFVASLAQGVLIELNQVSKNTSPVQRYDVLLEQTDASQQQALENLPDLRAHIVAMQSERGDDAVTAPRANAVVATCSQLRRAVRAVEGCVDGRPLWLWDSTQVQESIRAGDAVSYAMRGGRHTRDLKLTVPHQKVRFHDPVDTQVISTGAILVPPSMLPRATRPESATLTLISDSDFQTVGRVLDGIAAAAPTAIVLPQGLQVLALQQITVVKTLLAVGMILGLIIGVAAYLVAATDRAVERRPQVTALALLGARARTLRAVQVVQVVLPLAVGLVLAVVVGKMAESSYLVTGGGAVFWDGGGVPLLLACAVGVLVVAAVGALPLVGRRIDPELIRRD; this is encoded by the coding sequence GTGAAGGAACTCCTCTTGGGGCTGCGGTTGTTGCTCGGCAGCGGGCGTGGCAACCGTACGCGATTCGTGCTCATGGCGGTGGGTGGATCGCTCGGTGTGTGCTGTCTGGCCATCGTGCTCGCCATTCCCGGAATCATCGCGGCGCAGGACGGGCGCATCGCAGGCCGGCAGCCCGTCGTCCCGCGGGATCGGTCCGGCCAGTCGATTCGCGATGGTTTTCCGCTGACTCTCAGCCGCACCGACCCCTATGGCGCAGCCCCTCTCACCCGGATCTTCATCGCACGTGGGACGAAGTCCATCGAACCGCCGCCCGGCCTGAAGTCGATCCCACGAGATGGCCAGGTGATCGTCTCTCCCCGTCTGCATCGACTGCTGCGAGACGAACCGGCGTTGGCGCAGCGATTTCCGGGCAAAGAGGCTGGGCTGATCGGAGCTCAAGGGCTGGCTCGTTCGGATGAAATCGTCGCATACGTGGGCATGGCCCGTGCCGAACTGCCAGATGGCTACCCCGTGAAGCAGTGGGGCACAGACTATGCGCCGGACCCCACTGTGGAGGCCTCCACTCTCGACATCGTCCGTTTCACGATGGCCGCAGTCGTGCTGCTCCCCCTCGCAGTCTTCCTCTCCGTGTGCGCACGTCTCTCTGCGGCCGAACGGACACGTCGACTGGCCGCCCTCCGCCTGTTGGGGCTGAGCGTGAAGGGTACTCAACGGGTGAACGCCGCCGAGACAGTCGCGGCGGCGGGCGTGGGTGCTGTTCTGGGTCTTGGCGAGTACGAGGTCGTGAACCAACTCGTCTCGCGGATCGGTCTGCCCGGGTTCAAGTGGTACCCGGCCGATGGGGCCTTGTCCGCCTCGACGCTTCTGGTGTGCCTCGTGGGCTGTCCAGCGCTCGCCTGGTTTGTAGGCCGCGCCAGCGCACGTAAGGCAGCAGCAAACCCGCTGGCTGTCCGGCGCAGCGCGGTGGAGAAGCCGCCGTCGAGGTGGGGATTTCTTCCGTTGACCGCGGGCATGGGCATTCTGACGGGCTATTGCATCGCCGGAGCCACCGGGCATGCACCCACGAGCACGGCACTGTCCTCGGTGCTCGTGCCATCGGCGGTGATTCTGGTCGGTGCGGGGCTCGCGCTGTCACTTCCCGCGCTGTCCCGGTACCTGGCTCGACGGACGGCGCGCTCAACGCAGTCGCTGTCCCTCAGCCTCGCGATGCGGCGTAACGAGGCCGAGCCGGGTGGCGCGCTTCGGGTGGCGACGGGTCTCGTTCTGCTGGTCTTCGTGGCTTCGCTTGCACAAGGTGTGCTCATCGAGCTGAACCAGGTCTCCAAGAACACCTCGCCCGTCCAGCGGTACGACGTGCTGCTTGAGCAGACTGACGCGTCCCAGCAACAGGCACTCGAAAACCTGCCAGACCTGCGGGCGCACATCGTTGCCATGCAGTCCGAGCGCGGCGACGATGCGGTGACGGCGCCGAGAGCCAACGCGGTGGTGGCTACTTGCAGTCAACTGCGCAGGGCGGTGCGGGCGGTCGAAGGGTGCGTGGACGGTCGGCCTCTGTGGCTGTGGGATTCCACGCAGGTTCAGGAGAGCATCCGGGCAGGAGACGCTGTCTCTTACGCCATGCGGGGCGGGCGGCACACCCGTGACCTGAAGCTCACCGTGCCGCATCAGAAGGTTCGCTTCCACGACCCCGTGGACACCCAGGTGATCAGCACCGGAGCGATCCTGGTGCCGCCGTCGATGCTGCCGCGGGCCACTCGCCCGGAGAGTGCCACTCTCACCCTGATCAGCGACTCTGACTTCCAGACTGTAGGCCGTGTCCTCGACGGCATCGCCGCCGCCGCCCCCACTGCGATCGTCCTGCCTCAGGGATTGCAGGTCCTCGCCCTCCAACAGATCACCGTCGTAAAAACCCTCCTGGCCGTAGGCATGATCCTCGGCCTGATCATCGGTGTGGCCGCCTACCTCGTCGCTGCCACCGACCGGGCCGTCGAGCGGCGGCCGCAGGTTACTGCGTTGGCCCTGCTGGGGGCGCGGGCGCGGACCTTGCGGGCTGTGCAGGTGGTGCAGGTGGTGTTGCCGTTGGCTGTGGGGTTGGTGTTGGCGGTGGTGGTGGGGAAGATGGCCGAGTCGAGTTATCTGGTCACCGGGGGTGGGGCCGTCTTCTGGGACGGGGGTGGGGTTCCGTTGCTGCTCGCGTGTGCGGTCGGGGTGCTGGTCGTCGCCGCCGTGGGCGCGTTGCCGCTTGTGGGGCGGAGGATTGATCCCGAGTTGATCCGGCGAGACTGA